Genomic DNA from Leptotrichia wadei:
TTCTAAAAATATTAGAATACTATCAATAAGTAATAATTTAGTTAAGGATATTGAGGTAATAAAAAATTTTAAAAATTTAAAAGAAATTTATATTCCTCACAATAAAATAAAAGATTTAACTCCCTTGAAATCTTTAGAATTTTTAGAATACATTCTTTTAGATGATAAAATAAGTATAACAGAAATTAAAAAAAATTTACCTAAAAGATTATATAAAAATGCAAAAATATACACAGATGACGCTGCCTATTTAGGATTAATAGAAGTGTCTTATGAAAAAGGAGAAAATTAAAAATGTATAATATAGTAAAAAATTATCCAAGATATGAGACTATTAATAGTAAAGATTTAGTAAAAAAACTATTTAATTCAAGAAGATTACTAGATTTACCAGCTCCTAATACATGTGCAATAAGAGTATCAGAGGCTTTAAATAAAGCAGGTTTTATAATAGACGGTACTATTTTACCTAAAAATGAATATGAAAAAGGGAAAAATGATAAATGGTATGTATTAACAGCTATGGGAATGAAAAGATATTTAGAAAAAAAATATGGAGGGCTTGCTAGATATTCTGTTAATACTCCTGAATTATATAGAAGATTTCGTCAATATATTGATGTACTAGGATCAGGAATTGTTATATATTACAGTCAAATTCTAAAAGCTTTACAGGACATGCTGATATATGGTTTGAAGAAAAATTTGTTGGAAAGAATTATATACATAATAAATGGGTTAAAGAAGTTTATATTCTTCCAAGCTTTAAACTAAAAAAATAAATTTAATATTGCAAACTATAAATAAAATAAAAAACTAGATGATAGCAGCAATATATTTTAGTTATGAATATTTTTTATTTCATTGTATATTAAATTGTATAGATAGAAGTTTTTAATATTTTAAATAAAAAAAATGAAAAGGAGTGGAGTTTTTATTATGACAGATTATTATAAAAGACTAGGTGTTTCAGAAGATGCTGATGCAAAAGAGATAAATGCAAAATACAGAAAATTAGCCATGAAATATCATCCAGACAGAAATCCTGATGATAAGAAGGCTGAGGAAATGTTTAAGACAATCAGCGAGGCGTATGAGATACTTGGTGATGAGAATAAAAGAAAAGAATACGATGAGAAAAGGAAGAATAAGGGAAATACTGGAAGTCAAAGATTTGGTGAGAAGAAATCAAGCAGGGCAGAGCAGAACAGTGAATCAGCTAAAAGGGGGGCTGAGGCATTTTTCCGTAATTTTTCAGCAAATCCAAATGATATAAAGAATATGTTTGAAAGTGCTAAGGATGGTTTAAAGGAAGGGGTGAAAAATGAAGAAATTTATTTTGATAATCTTTTTTTGTTTGTTAATAGGATGTAGAAATCAAGGAAATGATGTGGTAATAAAAGATATTGATGATGTTTATTTTTATCTGGAAAATAAGAAAAATCCTGAAAAAGCTCAATTAATGGCAAGAATTGTTTTTGAACTGGAAAGGGAAAACTATGAAGAAGCAGAAAAGTATTTTTTAAAACTGGCAAAATACGATAAAACCGCTTATGTTTCGCTTGCAAATATGTATTATGAACATATTGATAAAAAAGAAGGGGAAAAGAGGTATGAAATAGCTTTTGAAAAAGGAAATAAAAGGGCAGGTACAATTTTGGGGATGATTGCTGAAGATAATAATGATTATAAAAAGGCGGAAGAATGGTACAAAAAATCGTTGGATAAAGAGAATATGTTAGGATATAAATTTTTTGCTAAATTTTTATATAAAACAAATAGGAAAAATGAGGCTGAGAAATATTTCATAGAAGCTGGAAATCTCAAAGATGCGGATTCGATGTTATACTTAATAAAAATATATTATATGAAAAAAGATACTGAAAAATTGAAATACTGGCAAGACAAAATATTAAATACAAAGGAAATTTTTAAATTTGACGATGAAACGAATGATTTATTGAAATATAGTTTGTCAAAAGATAAGATAGATAAGGAGTTTTTTGAATTGTATATAAAAGGGGAAGAAAGTGTTTTAAAGAAAGACTATGAAGAAGCAGAAAAATATCTTGTACAAATGGAAAAGCTAAAAAAAGAAGGAATTTTATATACAGCTGATTTTTATTATCGTTTTAAGGATGAAAAAGAAAAGGGAATAGAAAAGTATAAAAGAGCATATGAAAATGGCATAAAGGAAGCAGCAGCTTTTATGGGAATTATTGAGCATAGAAACAGGAATATTGATGAAGCAAAGAAATGGTATAAAATAGCGTCAGAAGCAGGAAATACTAATTCACAAATATATTTGGCACAAATTCTGAAAGAAGAAGGCGATAAAACCGAAGCTCTAAATTTGTATTTAAAAGCGGCTGAACTAAAAGATTATAGAGCGATAAATTATTTATTAAAATATTACTACAGAGAGAAAAATTTGAAAGAAATAAAAAAATGGGTAGATGTAGTTAAAAAATCAAATGGACTAAAAAATTATAGTGAAGTTGACAGTAGAAGAATAAAAGAATATGAAAAATTTTTAAATAAAAATAATTAAAATTTATAGTTAGAAAAGTTATAATTGCAAATCAATTTTAATTTAAAATAAAAAATATAAAAGGTAGGTTAAAAAATGGAGAATAATTTAAATAATCAGAAGCCAGTGGAATTTTTTTCTGCTGAAAGAATAAAGATAGAAATAGATGGACAGCAGATACTTTGGAGAGATATGAATCTTGAAATAGATTCAAAGATAGGGGAACATACAATTGGGAAAATAAAATATACGGCATCACCGAACCAGTTAAGTTTATACGATGCCCTGATAGATAAAAAAGGCGACAAGACAATAGTAGTTACAGGAAGAAGCAACATATCGGATGAAGCGGGAAATGCTACAGATAAAATATTCTTAAATGGAGTTATAAGCAAACTTAGGATAAAGGAAACAAAGGCAGGAGCATTGGCAGTTGAATTATTATGCAGTTCAAAGAGCATACTTCTTGACAGAATACCAAGATACCGTTCATTTCAGGATCCAACACTTACGTATACAGATATAGCACAGGAAGTGAATAAAAATTATAATGATGGGGAAACATTGGTAAATATAGGGGAAGATATGCAGGCAGTCCCAAGAATGACAATCCAGTATAATGAAACAGACTGGGAATACTTAAAGAGAATAGCATCGTATACAGGACAGCCACTAATGGCAAATTCAAATAAAGTTCTGGTAGGATTTTTCAAGAATATGCCAGCACAGACACCAAACTTGACATATTCATATTTTGGAAAGGAAACAGAGGAGGAAAGAACATATTACAGGGTAGAGGGGACAGAAGTGTATTCAGTATCAACCCCAATAAAATTAAAAATTAGAAACAGAGTATCAGGCGAAGAAGTGGAAAATGACTACTATGTAATAGAAAGCAGAATATACAATGAAGGAAACACCTTAAAGTGCGAATACAAGCTAGGAAAGCAGACAGATTATTTTGTAGATCCAATACCGCACGAAAAGATAAGAGGAGCAGTGATAGAAGCGAGAACAGTACATATTGCAAGAACAGATGAGAGCAAGAGTGAGCATGGAAGAACTGATGGAAGTTCGAATAATCTTGAAGGTAGAACTATGGGAATAAAGCCTGTAAATATATATGTTGCTGAGGAGCAGGAAAAAAATAATAACAGAAGTCAGGAAGTGAAAGAAAGCGATATTGCAGTTATGACAGTTGACTTGACAGAAGGGCTAAGAAAACTTGGAGGAGCAGTACAAAGTGAAGCGGATAAATATGCTGGAAAAAGTTATTTCCCATATGTAACTCCATACAGTCAGACAAATACAGGATTTACGCCTGCACCAGAGCCAAATGACAGGATAGCACTTTATTTTCCAAGTGAAAACGAAACGCATGCGTTGGTAATGGGAGCGGTAAATAATAACGGTAATGGAAGGTTTACTAATCCTGATAAAAGGAACTTTACATTAGGACCAAGTCAGGCAGCTAGAGGAGGAACACCTGCGAATGAAGGGAAACCGATGTACAACTTTACTTTGGATAATGAGAAGTTTATTGTTAATGTAGGAAATTTAATTAGTTTGACTTCAAATGGTACGGCACAGATGACAGCAAAAAGTAATATAGATTTAACTTCAACTGATGCTATAGCAACATTGAGAGGTAAAAGTTGTGTAAAAGCAATAGCGATTGAAAATGCAGAACTTATGGCAAAAAATGTCAATGTTGGACTTGGAGAAGGTGGAAAAGCGAATCAAACTAAGATAAAAGAAATAAAAACTGCACTCAAAACTCAAATGAGATAAGAGATGCAGTTTTTTTAGTTTGAGGGTGTGTAAAAATTGTTGTATAAACACAAAATATAATATAAATTTTTATCAATCTTTGTTTTCATTTTTACCAAAATTTTCAATTTTCAAATTTACTGAAAAATCTTTTTATTTTATCTTTAAATGAATGTGCCTTTTTGTAATTTTTCTTATTGTCAAGCGAACCATCAAATTCACGTAAAATTTCCTTTTGCTTGTCAGTAAGATTTGTTGGAGTTTCTACTTTTATTTCTACAATTTCATCTCCTCTATTTTCGCTTCGGCTATATTTTATTCCTTCATTTTTCAATCTAAAGATTTTTCCGTTTTGAGTCCCTTCTGGAATTACAATTTTTTTCTTTCCATTAAGTGTAGGTACTTCTACTTCTCCACCTAAAATAGCCGTTGTCATTTTTAAAGGAACTTCACAACGAATGTCATATTCACTTATTCTATCAAAAATATCATGTTTTGCAACAGTTATATATACTCTTAAATCTCCAAAGATTCCACCATTTGCCCCTGCGTCTCCACATCCTCTTACTATTAATTTTTGTCCAGTTTGAAGACCTGATGGAAATCTTACCTTTTTCGTAAATGTTTCTCTTTCCAAACCTGTTCCATGACAAGTATGACATTCTTTTTCAGGTATTTTTCCAGTTCCATGACACTTATCACATTCCTGTATTCCACTTGCCATTCCAAATAATGTTCTTTGTTGAATTTTTATATGCCCTGAACCATTACATTTGTCACATGTTTTTGTACCGTGTCCAGGTTCAGCACCGCTTCCATGACAAGTGTGACATTGTCCATTTCTTTTATATTTTAATTCTTTTTCTACACCAAAAGCTACTTCTTCAAGAGTTAATGTTAAATTGTATCTTAAATCATCCCCTCTATGT
This window encodes:
- a CDS encoding T6SS effector amidase Tae4 family protein translates to MYNIVKNYPRYETINSKDLVKKLFNSRRLLDLPAPNTCAIRVSEALNKAGFIIDGTILPKNEYEKGKNDKWYVLTAMGMKRYLEKKYGGLARYSVNTPELYRRFRQYIDVLGSGIVIYYSQILKALQDMLIYGLKKNLLERIIYIINGLKKFIFFQALN
- a CDS encoding J domain-containing protein → MTDYYKRLGVSEDADAKEINAKYRKLAMKYHPDRNPDDKKAEEMFKTISEAYEILGDENKRKEYDEKRKNKGNTGSQRFGEKKSSRAEQNSESAKRGAEAFFRNFSANPNDIKNMFESAKDGLKEGVKNEEIYFDNLFLFVNRM
- a CDS encoding tetratricopeptide repeat protein; protein product: MKKFILIIFFCLLIGCRNQGNDVVIKDIDDVYFYLENKKNPEKAQLMARIVFELERENYEEAEKYFLKLAKYDKTAYVSLANMYYEHIDKKEGEKRYEIAFEKGNKRAGTILGMIAEDNNDYKKAEEWYKKSLDKENMLGYKFFAKFLYKTNRKNEAEKYFIEAGNLKDADSMLYLIKIYYMKKDTEKLKYWQDKILNTKEIFKFDDETNDLLKYSLSKDKIDKEFFELYIKGEESVLKKDYEEAEKYLVQMEKLKKEGILYTADFYYRFKDEKEKGIEKYKRAYENGIKEAAAFMGIIEHRNRNIDEAKKWYKIASEAGNTNSQIYLAQILKEEGDKTEALNLYLKAAELKDYRAINYLLKYYYREKNLKEIKKWVDVVKKSNGLKNYSEVDSRRIKEYEKFLNKNN
- the dnaJ gene encoding molecular chaperone DnaJ, which encodes MAKRDYYEVLGVPKNASEQDIKKAYRSMAKKYHPDRNKDNPEAEAKFKEVQEANEVLSDPQKRAAYDQYGHAAFENGGAGAGGFGGQGFGGQGFGGAGGFDFEDLGDIFGSFGSFFGGRGQQSQGPRVHRGDDLRYNLTLTLEEVAFGVEKELKYKRNGQCHTCHGSGAEPGHGTKTCDKCNGSGHIKIQQRTLFGMASGIQECDKCHGTGKIPEKECHTCHGTGLERETFTKKVRFPSGLQTGQKLIVRGCGDAGANGGIFGDLRVYITVAKHDIFDRISEYDIRCEVPLKMTTAILGGEVEVPTLNGKKKIVIPEGTQNGKIFRLKNEGIKYSRSENRGDEIVEIKVETPTNLTDKQKEILREFDGSLDNKKNYKKAHSFKDKIKRFFSKFEN